A window of Clostridium botulinum BKT015925 contains these coding sequences:
- the rpsU gene encoding 30S ribosomal protein S21 yields MSEVKVRDNESLESALKRFKRSCAKAGVLSEVRKREHYEKPSVKRKKKSEAARRRKTKVR; encoded by the coding sequence ATGTCAGAAGTTAAAGTTAGAGATAATGAATCATTAGAAAGCGCATTAAAAAGATTTAAAAGATCTTGTGCTAAAGCAGGTGTTCTATCTGAGGTAAGAAAAAGAGAACACTATGAAAAACCAAGCGTAAAAAGAAAGAAAAAATCAGAAGCTGCAAGAAGAAGAAAGACAAAAGTTAGATAA
- a CDS encoding RsmE family RNA methyltransferase — translation MHKFFISEDKIFSDLAVIEGEDVKHIYKVLRLKEGEKVNINNCNGKEFLGIIDYIDKTKVEVKLVEELKVNNEPPIEVYLFQGLPKSTKMDLITQKCTELGIKEITPIVTSRVSSSINDIKRESKKIDRWNRIAFEACKQNKRTLIPIVNDITDFDGFTAKLKDMDLIVVPYENAENYGIKQMTKGLKGEVKKIAIVIGPEGGFEEEEITSLKNKGAHIVTLGPRILRTETAGFTCLALLMYELGDLGGSV, via the coding sequence GTGCATAAGTTTTTTATAAGTGAAGATAAAATCTTTTCTGATTTAGCTGTAATTGAGGGGGAAGATGTAAAACACATTTATAAAGTGTTACGTCTTAAAGAAGGAGAAAAGGTAAATATAAATAATTGCAATGGTAAAGAGTTTTTGGGAATAATAGATTATATAGATAAAACTAAAGTAGAAGTAAAATTGGTTGAAGAATTAAAAGTTAATAATGAGCCACCAATAGAAGTTTATCTTTTTCAGGGATTACCTAAATCTACTAAAATGGATTTGATAACTCAAAAATGTACTGAACTTGGAATTAAAGAAATAACACCAATTGTAACTAGTAGAGTATCATCATCTATAAATGATATTAAAAGAGAAAGTAAAAAAATAGATAGATGGAATAGGATAGCTTTTGAAGCATGTAAACAAAATAAGAGAACATTGATACCTATAGTTAATGATATAACAGATTTTGATGGATTTACAGCTAAATTAAAGGATATGGATTTAATTGTTGTACCATATGAAAATGCTGAAAATTACGGAATAAAACAAATGACTAAGGGATTAAAAGGCGAAGTTAAGAAGATTGCGATTGTAATAGGACCAGAAGGCGGATTTGAAGAAGAAGAAATAACTTCCTTAAAGAACAAGGGAGCACATATTGTAACGTTAGGACCAAGAATATTAAGAACTGAAACCGCAGGATTTACATGTCTGGCTTTGCTTATGTATGAACTAGGAGATTTAGGAGGAAGCGTTTAA
- a CDS encoding cytidine deaminase produces MDYKQLIKEALKYRENAYSPYSNFKVGAAVIMDDGKIYGGCNIENASYGATNCAERTAIFSAVAQGNKKLKAIALVGDLATYTTPCGICRQVISEFSDENTDIILVKNKDDYKIQKLEDLFPGAFTKEDLLK; encoded by the coding sequence ATGGATTATAAACAATTAATAAAAGAAGCTTTAAAATATAGAGAGAATGCATATTCTCCTTATTCAAATTTTAAAGTAGGTGCAGCAGTTATAATGGATGACGGTAAAATATATGGAGGATGTAATATAGAAAATGCGTCTTATGGAGCTACTAACTGTGCTGAAAGAACTGCTATTTTTTCAGCAGTAGCACAAGGAAATAAAAAATTAAAAGCTATCGCTTTAGTAGGTGACTTAGCTACTTATACTACACCATGTGGAATTTGTAGACAGGTAATAAGTGAATTTAGTGATGAAAATACAGATATAATTCTTGTGAAAAATAAAGATGATTATAAAATACAAAAACTAGAAGACTTATTCCCAGGAGCATTTACTAAAGAAGACTTATTAAAATAG
- the recO gene encoding DNA repair protein RecO: MSIFKTKAIVLKTQDYKENDKLVWLFTEKIGKICAIAKGAKKNKSKFMSSTQAFCFGEYVLFRGKSLYNINEIDIIDSFQDLLKDMDTITYGSYFCELILIALEQEESNRELFKDFIKSFYFIKNKAMDLEILARTFELKLLNATGYGFDFEKCCICGKKINKSNYLSIQYYGGVCSDCTRSNGLNISYGAYAVLKFLYKTSIENAHIISVSNEVKGEIYKVLDMFISQSYSKKPKSLEIFNYLKKE, from the coding sequence CTGTCAATTTTTAAAACAAAAGCCATAGTGTTAAAAACACAAGACTATAAAGAAAATGATAAATTAGTATGGCTTTTTACAGAAAAAATCGGAAAAATTTGTGCCATAGCAAAAGGTGCAAAAAAAAATAAGAGTAAATTCATGTCTTCTACCCAGGCATTTTGTTTTGGAGAATACGTATTATTTAGGGGAAAGAGTCTATATAATATAAATGAAATTGATATTATAGACTCTTTTCAAGATTTATTAAAAGACATGGATACAATTACATACGGGTCATACTTTTGTGAACTTATATTAATTGCTTTAGAGCAAGAAGAAAGTAATAGAGAACTTTTTAAAGACTTTATCAAAAGCTTTTATTTTATTAAAAATAAAGCAATGGACCTAGAAATTTTAGCAAGAACTTTTGAACTAAAATTATTAAATGCTACAGGCTATGGATTTGACTTTGAAAAATGTTGTATATGTGGTAAAAAGATAAATAAATCTAATTATTTAAGCATACAATATTATGGAGGAGTTTGTAGCGATTGTACTAGGAGTAATGGTCTAAATATTAGCTACGGAGCCTATGCTGTGCTAAAGTTTTTATATAAAACATCAATAGAAAATGCACATATAATTTCGGTGAGCAATGAAGTTAAAGGAGAGATATATAAAGTCTTAGATATGTTTATATCACAAAGTTATTCAAAAAAACCTAAAAGTTTAGAAATATTTAATTATTTAAAAAAGGAGTGA
- a CDS encoding GatB/YqeY domain-containing protein, translated as MSLKEKLQQDWKVAMKNRDKFRSSTLSMAKAAILQVEKTDNRVLDDEEIIGILSKEVKSRRDALVDFENGNRQDLVDEAKSEIEILLEYLPKQLTEDEIAEIVRQIICETGASSAKDMGKVMSAAMSKLKGRADGKLVSSIVKQNLN; from the coding sequence ATGTCTCTTAAAGAAAAATTACAACAAGACTGGAAAGTCGCTATGAAAAATAGGGATAAGTTTAGATCCAGTACTTTAAGTATGGCAAAAGCCGCTATTTTGCAAGTAGAAAAAACTGATAACAGAGTTTTAGATGATGAAGAAATCATTGGAATTTTATCTAAGGAAGTGAAAAGCAGAAGAGATGCTCTTGTCGATTTTGAAAATGGAAATAGACAGGATTTAGTTGATGAGGCTAAATCTGAGATAGAGATTTTATTAGAGTACCTTCCTAAGCAGTTGACCGAAGATGAAATTGCTGAGATAGTTCGTCAAATTATTTGTGAGACAGGGGCAAGTAGTGCTAAGGACATGGGAAAAGTTATGTCAGCTGCTATGTCTAAGTTAAAAGGACGTGCAGATGGTAAACTTGTAAGCTCAATTGTAAAACAAAACTTAAATTAA
- the yqfD gene encoding sporulation protein YqfD: MSKFNFQNYKRGIITLEIQTFHPEKFINLLWKNGVSVKNIKKKSITTIAFQVSLKDYGVIRDIAKRTGTKIKIVGRKGLSFLIIKTQNRKTLVIGVAIFVGIIYYLSGFVWNINVTTENNVTPYEIRNQLKHNGINIGMRKDKINVYNIEEKIVQDNPSIMWARVRVEGVKLNVSVAERQEPPSLAKQDVPCNIVASKDGEIGRIYSTAGTAIVKEGDIVKKGDILVKGEQGKEESTYLVHAAADVIARTFYEAKNKVPIKTITKKKTGNEDKDVYLELFGKKLYIKKAKNNFKTYDKIYKGGSILKQNIYSEVITKEEKKDSKEVVDKTANELFSNIIVKLDKSVKIVDKIVNSDIKGDNYEVRVVLVVEENIAEEQSIEGNIGDTPSKEDDNNKEKEKTEQ; this comes from the coding sequence ATGAGTAAATTTAATTTTCAAAATTACAAAAGAGGTATAATAACTCTTGAAATTCAAACTTTTCATCCAGAAAAGTTTATAAATTTACTATGGAAGAATGGAGTCAGTGTAAAAAACATAAAGAAAAAAAGCATAACTACAATAGCATTCCAGGTAAGTCTAAAAGACTATGGAGTTATACGAGATATAGCAAAGAGAACAGGTACAAAGATAAAGATAGTAGGTAGAAAGGGACTCTCTTTTTTAATAATTAAAACCCAAAATAGAAAAACACTAGTAATTGGAGTTGCTATTTTCGTAGGTATAATATATTATTTATCAGGATTTGTATGGAATATAAATGTTACTACTGAAAACAATGTAACTCCATATGAAATAAGAAATCAGTTAAAGCATAATGGAATTAACATTGGAATGAGAAAAGATAAGATTAATGTTTATAATATTGAAGAAAAAATAGTACAAGATAATCCTTCTATAATGTGGGCTAGAGTAAGAGTGGAAGGTGTTAAATTAAATGTAAGTGTAGCAGAAAGGCAAGAGCCACCATCACTTGCAAAACAAGATGTGCCATGTAATATAGTAGCTAGTAAGGATGGGGAAATTGGAAGGATATATAGTACGGCAGGTACGGCGATTGTAAAAGAAGGGGATATAGTTAAAAAAGGAGACATACTTGTAAAAGGAGAACAGGGTAAAGAAGAAAGTACTTATTTAGTTCATGCAGCTGCCGATGTTATAGCTAGAACTTTTTATGAAGCTAAGAATAAGGTTCCTATAAAGACTATAACAAAAAAGAAAACGGGAAATGAGGATAAAGATGTTTACTTAGAGCTTTTTGGGAAAAAATTATATATAAAGAAAGCTAAGAATAATTTTAAAACATATGATAAAATATATAAAGGCGGTTCTATATTAAAACAAAACATATACTCTGAAGTTATTACAAAAGAAGAAAAGAAAGATAGTAAGGAAGTTGTGGATAAAACTGCTAATGAACTTTTCTCAAATATAATTGTAAAATTAGATAAATCTGTTAAAATAGTAGATAAGATAGTGAACTCAGATATAAAGGGAGATAATTATGAGGTTAGGGTTGTCTTAGTTGTAGAAGAAAATATTGCTGAGGAGCAAAGTATAGAAGGTAATATAGGGGATACTCCATCTAAAGAAGATGATAATAATAAAGAAAAAGAGAAAACAGAGCAATAA
- a CDS encoding histidine triad nucleotide-binding protein, with amino-acid sequence MEECIFCKIVKGEIPCKKIYEDDLVLGFEDINPAAPVHVLVIPKEHIKSLNEVSMENAHIMAHALSVIKDIAKKMNIYDSGYRVVMNCGKDGGQEVPHIHFHILGGKSLAWPPG; translated from the coding sequence ATGGAAGAGTGCATATTTTGCAAAATAGTAAAAGGAGAAATACCTTGCAAAAAAATATATGAAGACGATCTAGTGTTAGGATTTGAAGATATTAATCCAGCAGCACCGGTACATGTTCTCGTAATACCTAAAGAGCATATAAAAAGTTTAAATGAAGTATCTATGGAAAATGCACATATAATGGCGCATGCATTAAGCGTTATTAAAGATATTGCTAAAAAAATGAATATCTATGATAGTGGATATAGAGTAGTTATGAATTGTGGTAAAGATGGAGGACAAGAAGTTCCACATATTCATTTTCATATACTAGGAGGAAAAAGCCTAGCTTGGCCTCCAGGCTGA
- the era gene encoding GTPase Era, with translation MFKSGFISIIGRPNVGKSTLINEILGEKLSIVSCRPQTTRNNIRAILTKEDYQLVFLDTPGIHKPRHKLGEYMVKAAESSKDEVDLIVFITTPQSEIGKGDELILENIKNSNKPVFLIVNKIDENPPELVAETLKKYSEYMEFKEIIPISAQKNKNVDTLLDLMIKYMPEGPKYYPDDMITDVQERFVVSEIIREKALKLLSEEVPHGIAVEIISMKQAKNGTYHIDANLLCEKDSHKGIVIGKGGQMLKRIGTYARQDISKFLDAKVNLKVWVRVKKEWRDSNFMLKELGYKE, from the coding sequence ATGTTTAAATCAGGATTTATATCAATTATAGGAAGACCAAACGTTGGAAAATCTACACTTATTAATGAAATATTAGGGGAGAAGTTATCTATAGTATCTTGTAGACCACAAACTACAAGAAATAATATTCGTGCAATATTAACAAAAGAAGACTACCAGTTAGTTTTTTTAGATACTCCAGGAATTCATAAACCAAGACATAAACTTGGTGAATATATGGTAAAAGCAGCGGAAAGTTCAAAAGATGAAGTAGACTTAATAGTATTTATAACAACTCCACAAAGTGAAATTGGTAAGGGAGACGAATTAATACTAGAAAATATAAAAAATTCAAACAAACCAGTGTTTCTAATTGTAAATAAAATAGATGAAAATCCACCTGAGTTAGTAGCTGAAACTCTAAAAAAATACTCTGAATATATGGAGTTTAAAGAGATAATACCTATATCTGCTCAAAAGAATAAAAACGTAGACACACTATTAGATTTAATGATTAAATATATGCCAGAAGGACCAAAATACTATCCAGATGATATGATAACAGATGTACAAGAAAGATTTGTAGTTTCAGAGATAATAAGAGAAAAAGCATTAAAACTATTATCAGAGGAAGTTCCACATGGTATAGCTGTTGAAATTATTTCAATGAAGCAAGCTAAAAATGGAACGTATCATATAGATGCAAATCTACTTTGTGAAAAGGATTCACATAAAGGAATAGTAATTGGAAAAGGCGGTCAAATGCTAAAAAGAATAGGAACTTATGCAAGACAAGATATTTCAAAGTTCTTAGATGCTAAAGTTAATCTAAAAGTGTGGGTTAGAGTTAAAAAAGAGTGGAGAGATAGTAACTTCATGCTAAAAGAATTAGGATATAAAGAATAA
- a CDS encoding HD family phosphohydrolase yields the protein MIINMKSNKSKKILTFILTVIFISILLITSLVTQKYDLKEGDIARVDIKAPKEVTDTLKTKEKQVQQEEAVPLQYNKNVEIKKETLQEIDTLFFQINKYLDSGSNDANKIEQLKVDTKINLSEEELKALTKLDKSQLKVLQDNLIRIMNKVLDLDIREENEEDIKKAQDAVAVKINSSKLSRNLRDLGIRIGTIMIKPNFFYDDSKTNELKAEARKSVQPIVIKKGQTIVKEGEPVTERDIIILKDLGLLDNDNNINIYITIVALVVFIIFLQWFYIYRYYKKLFDDYKKLILLSMLTCISVLLARTLAIISPFLIPLACVPMLFTLLINYKVSMTYNVFNCILISAAVQFNIEITLLAILNGILGAMALKKLQQRNDILYVSIFIGAMSVVLTLTVGFLLSNNVLEVLKKSGFSFIGSVTSAILTVGFLPFFESTFDIVTTIKLLEISNPNHPVQKRLLLEAPGTYHHSVLVANLAEVAAEQVGGNPVLARVSAYYHDIGKIKRPMFFKENQLGSENPHDKINPNLSTLIITSHVKDGVEIAKEYKLPQVIKDAIEQHHGTSLVKYFYITAKNNSEKPEEVKEEDFRYQGPIPESKEVAILMLADSVEAAVRSISEPTKGKIEEMVNNIIKARLNEGQLDNCDLTLKDLEKIRKSFLKTLSGIYHQRIEYPTEK from the coding sequence ATGATTATCAACATGAAGAGCAACAAATCTAAAAAAATATTAACTTTTATCTTGACGGTAATTTTTATCTCTATTCTTTTAATTACTTCACTAGTTACTCAAAAGTATGATTTAAAAGAGGGAGATATAGCAAGAGTTGATATAAAAGCTCCTAAAGAAGTTACTGATACACTTAAAACCAAGGAGAAACAAGTTCAACAAGAAGAGGCTGTTCCACTTCAGTATAATAAAAATGTGGAAATAAAGAAAGAAACTTTACAAGAAATAGACACTTTATTTTTCCAAATAAATAAGTATTTAGATAGTGGAAGTAATGATGCTAACAAAATAGAACAGTTAAAAGTAGATACAAAAATAAATTTATCAGAAGAAGAATTAAAAGCATTAACTAAATTAGATAAATCACAATTAAAGGTGTTACAAGATAATTTAATACGTATAATGAATAAAGTTTTGGATTTAGATATAAGAGAAGAAAATGAAGAAGATATTAAAAAGGCGCAAGATGCTGTAGCTGTAAAAATTAATAGTTCTAAACTATCAAGAAATTTAAGAGATTTAGGAATTAGAATCGGTACTATTATGATAAAACCAAATTTCTTTTACGATGATTCTAAAACAAATGAACTAAAAGCAGAAGCTAGAAAATCGGTTCAACCTATTGTAATAAAAAAAGGTCAAACTATAGTTAAAGAAGGGGAGCCTGTAACAGAACGAGATATTATAATACTTAAAGATTTAGGTTTATTAGACAATGATAATAACATAAATATATATATAACTATAGTTGCATTAGTAGTTTTTATTATATTTTTGCAGTGGTTTTATATATATAGGTATTATAAAAAGCTCTTTGATGATTATAAAAAATTAATTCTGTTAAGTATGTTAACCTGTATATCGGTACTTTTAGCTAGAACGCTTGCTATAATTTCACCATTTTTAATACCGTTAGCATGTGTTCCTATGCTATTTACACTTTTGATTAATTATAAAGTTTCAATGACATATAACGTATTTAATTGCATTTTAATAAGTGCGGCAGTTCAATTTAATATAGAAATTACACTACTTGCTATTTTAAACGGTATTTTAGGAGCAATGGCTCTTAAAAAATTACAACAAAGAAATGATATATTGTATGTATCTATATTTATTGGTGCAATGAGTGTGGTATTAACTTTGACTGTGGGATTTTTATTAAGTAATAATGTATTAGAAGTATTAAAAAAGTCAGGATTTTCGTTTATAGGGAGTGTAACATCGGCTATACTTACCGTTGGATTTTTGCCGTTTTTTGAAAGTACCTTTGATATAGTTACAACCATTAAATTGTTAGAAATATCAAATCCTAATCATCCTGTTCAAAAGAGATTGCTTTTAGAAGCACCGGGTACATATCATCACAGTGTGCTTGTAGCTAATTTGGCTGAAGTTGCTGCAGAACAAGTAGGTGGAAATCCAGTACTTGCTAGAGTTTCTGCATATTATCATGATATTGGTAAAATAAAAAGACCAATGTTTTTTAAGGAAAATCAGTTAGGTTCGGAAAATCCTCATGATAAAATAAATCCTAATTTAAGTACGCTGATAATAACATCTCATGTAAAGGATGGAGTGGAAATTGCAAAAGAATATAAATTACCACAGGTTATAAAAGATGCTATAGAACAACATCATGGTACATCTCTTGTAAAATACTTTTATATAACTGCCAAGAATAATAGTGAAAAGCCAGAGGAAGTAAAAGAAGAAGATTTTAGATACCAAGGACCTATACCTGAAAGTAAAGAGGTAGCAATTTTGATGTTGGCAGACAGTGTAGAAGCAGCGGTTAGATCTATAAGTGAACCAACAAAAGGAAAAATTGAAGAGATGGTAAATAATATTATAAAGGCAAGACTTAATGAAGGACAATTAGACAATTGTGATTTAACATTAAAAGATTTAGAAAAAATAAGAAAATCTTTCTTAAAAACTTTATCTGGAATTTATCATCAAAGAATTGAATATCCTACAGAAAAATAG
- a CDS encoding diacylglycerol kinase, which translates to MVFLIKRVKKFMDSFNYAIEGIIYSVRTQRNMKIHSIATLLVLSACFFYDLTRIELLVLTITITMVLAGEMINTAIEFAIDATTNYYHPLAKIAKNVSAGAVLITAINAVLVGYIIFWDRLRPLAFTVIKKIKNSDPYMIFLVLVIVSLATVIAKAIFGEGTPLKGGMPSGHSALGFSIATIIAVLTEEPTAIILSYLMATLIAQSRVDSKVHSIIEVIAGAIFGTAITLLIFKLFY; encoded by the coding sequence ATGGTGTTTTTAATAAAAAGAGTGAAAAAGTTTATGGACAGTTTTAATTATGCTATTGAAGGTATCATATATTCAGTAAGAACTCAAAGAAATATGAAAATACATTCAATAGCTACATTACTTGTTTTAAGTGCATGTTTTTTTTATGACTTAACAAGAATTGAGCTTTTAGTTCTTACTATAACTATAACCATGGTTTTAGCAGGAGAGATGATTAATACAGCAATTGAATTTGCCATAGATGCTACTACAAACTATTATCATCCTTTAGCTAAAATAGCAAAGAATGTTTCAGCAGGTGCGGTGCTTATTACAGCTATAAATGCAGTATTAGTTGGATATATTATATTTTGGGATAGATTAAGACCACTTGCATTTACAGTTATAAAAAAAATAAAAAATTCTGATCCATATATGATTTTTTTAGTACTAGTAATAGTATCTTTAGCTACAGTAATTGCAAAAGCAATTTTTGGTGAGGGAACTCCTTTAAAAGGAGGTATGCCAAGTGGGCATAGTGCTCTTGGATTTTCTATAGCAACTATAATAGCAGTTCTTACAGAAGAGCCTACAGCAATAATTTTAAGTTACTTAATGGCAACATTAATTGCTCAAAGCAGAGTTGACTCAAAAGTTCATTCAATTATTGAGGTAATAGCAGGAGCAATTTTTGGTACAGCTATAACTTTATTAATATTTAAACTATTTTATTAG
- the yqfC gene encoding sporulation protein YqfC encodes MKESINNAKENVAQKMGLPMDAVLDIPQIVITGDSEIAIENHKGIIVFQEDEIKINSNVGVISVKGSHLEILFIGGSTVILGGKFKGISYEGKVL; translated from the coding sequence TTGAAAGAAAGTATAAATAATGCTAAGGAAAATGTTGCACAAAAAATGGGCTTGCCTATGGACGCGGTTTTAGATATACCTCAAATAGTAATAACTGGGGATAGTGAAATTGCAATAGAAAATCATAAAGGTATAATAGTGTTTCAAGAAGATGAAATAAAAATAAATTCTAATGTAGGAGTTATATCTGTTAAAGGAAGTCATCTTGAAATATTATTTATAGGGGGCAGCACTGTAATATTAGGAGGTAAATTTAAAGGTATAAGTTATGAGGGGAAGGTGCTATGA
- the ybeY gene encoding rRNA maturation RNase YbeY — protein sequence MIYIDNRQDKIKIDEKILETVKEIINYTLKEEEVKVNTEVSVIFIDNSTIKEINKETRDIDKVTDVLSFPMLDYLQGKIYKETYKDYEFDASYLDEGELVLGDIVLSLERAEEQSKDFGHSFLREVCYLTVHSVLHLLGYDHMEEEDKVRMRKREEEILEKFSIVR from the coding sequence ATGATATATATTGATAATAGACAAGATAAAATTAAAATTGATGAGAAAATTTTAGAAACTGTAAAAGAAATTATTAATTATACCTTAAAGGAAGAAGAGGTAAAGGTAAATACAGAAGTAAGTGTTATATTTATTGATAATAGCACTATAAAAGAAATTAATAAAGAAACTAGAGATATTGATAAAGTTACTGATGTATTATCTTTCCCAATGTTAGATTATCTACAAGGTAAAATATATAAAGAGACGTATAAAGATTATGAGTTCGATGCTTCATATTTAGATGAAGGAGAACTTGTTTTAGGTGATATAGTATTATCATTAGAAAGAGCAGAAGAACAAAGTAAGGACTTTGGACATTCATTTTTAAGAGAGGTTTGTTATCTTACAGTTCATTCTGTACTTCATCTTTTAGGATATGATCATATGGAAGAGGAAGATAAGGTTAGAATGAGAAAAAGAGAAGAAGAAATATTGGAAAAGTTTAGTATAGTAAGATAA
- the mtaB gene encoding tRNA (N(6)-L-threonylcarbamoyladenosine(37)-C(2))-methylthiotransferase MtaB has protein sequence MKVAFATLGCRVNVYESEAMAEKFIKGGYEVVQFDEVADVYVVNTCTVTNMSDKKSRQMISRAKRKNPESVIAAVGCYTQIAPEKVREIGDVDVILGTRNKGDIVYWVNRAKEEGKTIVEVNDVLKNKQFEELNIEEYQDKTRAFLKIQDGCNNFCSYCLIPFARGAVCSKNPETIIDEVKKLSEHGFKEVILSGIDISSYGVDLEGNWNLLKVLKAIDEIEGINRVRIGSIGPEFFDEDIIKEIGSLKKLCPHFHLSLQSGCNSTLKRMNRKYTTEEFRDIIVLLRKYVKDISITTDIIVGFPGETKEEFEETYNYLKEIKLSKMHIFKYSPRTGTRAEKMENQVDGNIKEERSKLLLALNEKNEKEFMNKFIGEDMKILYEQKCSDKEEYYEGYTPNYIKVIAKSREDISGKILNTKLIETKEEYTIGEII, from the coding sequence ATGAAAGTTGCTTTTGCTACATTAGGATGCAGAGTAAATGTATATGAATCTGAGGCTATGGCCGAAAAGTTTATAAAAGGTGGTTACGAAGTAGTTCAATTTGATGAAGTTGCAGATGTATATGTTGTAAATACTTGTACTGTAACCAACATGAGTGATAAAAAGTCACGTCAGATGATTTCTAGAGCTAAAAGAAAAAATCCTGAGTCTGTAATTGCAGCTGTTGGATGTTATACTCAAATAGCACCTGAAAAAGTTAGAGAAATTGGTGACGTAGATGTAATATTAGGAACAAGAAATAAAGGTGATATTGTATACTGGGTAAATAGAGCAAAAGAAGAAGGTAAAACAATAGTAGAAGTAAATGATGTTCTTAAAAATAAGCAATTTGAAGAATTGAATATAGAAGAATATCAAGATAAAACAAGAGCATTTTTGAAGATACAAGATGGATGTAATAACTTTTGTTCTTACTGCTTAATACCCTTTGCTAGGGGTGCTGTATGTAGTAAAAATCCAGAAACAATAATTGATGAAGTTAAAAAGTTATCAGAACATGGATTTAAGGAAGTTATATTATCAGGAATAGATATATCTTCTTATGGAGTAGATTTAGAAGGTAATTGGAATCTTCTAAAGGTACTTAAGGCTATAGATGAAATAGAAGGAATAAATAGAGTAAGAATAGGTTCTATTGGTCCAGAATTTTTTGATGAAGATATAATAAAAGAAATAGGAAGCTTGAAAAAATTATGTCCTCATTTTCATCTTTCATTACAAAGTGGATGTAATTCTACACTAAAAAGAATGAATAGAAAATATACTACTGAAGAATTTAGGGATATAATAGTATTACTTAGAAAATATGTTAAGGATATTTCGATAACTACAGACATAATAGTAGGGTTTCCTGGGGAAACTAAGGAAGAGTTTGAGGAAACTTATAATTATTTGAAAGAAATTAAGTTATCAAAAATGCACATATTTAAGTACAGTCCCAGAACTGGTACTAGAGCGGAAAAAATGGAAAATCAAGTGGATGGCAACATAAAAGAAGAAAGAAGTAAACTTCTTTTAGCACTAAACGAAAAAAATGAAAAAGAATTTATGAATAAGTTCATAGGTGAAGATATGAAAATCTTATATGAACAAAAGTGTAGTGATAAAGAAGAATATTATGAAGGATATACTCCTAATTATATAAAAGTTATAGCAAAATCTAGAGAAGACATAAGTGGAAAAATATTAAATACTAAGTTAATAGAAACAAAAGAAGAGTATACTATTGGAGAAATAATATAA